GGGGAGCGCGAATCCCGGAGGATCGTCGTGCGGAGGCGGCCCGCGCCGCTCGCCCTTCAGTTGAGCTTGATGCGCCGCCCGGCGGGCGCCGGGCATCCCAATTCCGAAGTTGGGGAGTGACCGTCTGCCGGCGATCGTCCTTCTGGCGGCGGTCCTCTTTCTTTCCTCCTGCGGGCGGGGGGAAAAGGCGTTCCGCCACGACGGGCACCTGACGATCACGAAGGGGGCGTGCGCTCCGTGCCACGGCGGCGATCCGTCGCGACCCAGGCCCGCCGCGACCGCCGATTGCGCCGCTTGCCACCGGCAGGCCGAGGATCCCGCGAAGGCGGGCCGCTACGGCTTGCCGGGGGGAACGTCCCGTCGTCCGCCGATGCGCTACGAGGGCGTCGTCTTCCAGCACGCTCCCCACGCGGAGGCGGGAACCCCCTGTACCGCCTGCCACGGCACGGGAGAGAAGCCCGGATTCCCCACGACGTCCGCCTGTTCCGGCTGCCACGAACGGGAAGGCGGCCCGAAAATATCCCCTCCGGCCACCCGTTAACCGGGCGGTTCCACCAACCGCAAGCGATTCCTGTTTCCGTTGTTTTTCCGCGTTGCGTTTTTTGCTGACAACGTGGAATTTCTGTGTATTATTGATCCATCAATCCATATTGTATACTGTATACCAGCAGGGGGGGAGCACCGATGACGGCGTCTCGCGCGATCCCTCCCCGTTTTGTCCTCCCGCTGGTTCTCCTCGTTCCCCTGATCCTCGTGTTCCTGCCGGCTCCCAACGCCTCCCCGGTTTCGTTCCCCGAGGTGGTCTCCCCGTTCGACGAGACCGACCCTCCGGCGGTTCACAATACGGCCGTTCCGATTCCGTGGCAGGACGACGTCTTCACCGGGTGGATCCCGTCGCTGCCGTGGAGCCACGACGATACGTACCGGAAGGCGCGCGTTTCCCGCACGGAGATCCTGAAGCATCGCCCCGCGACGTCGTCTTTTTTCTCGTGGGGCACGGAGTGGTTTCCCTCGGTCGCGCTGGCGATGATGACCGGTTCCCTGTTGATCGGTCGCCCTCCTCCGCAGGGGGTCCCATCCACCGGTTGAACCGGGGGCGGTCAGGGAAACGGGCGAACACATTTCAACAACACGAAGAGGAGGATGTCAGATGAAGCAGTTTCGTTGGATCCTGGTGATGGTGGCGGTGGCGATGCTGGTGGCCGTTCCGGTGATGGCGGAGGAGAAGGCCGCGGAAGCGGCGCCTGCGGCGGCCCCGGCGGCGGAGGCTCCGAAAGCCGAAGCGGCGGCCCCGGCGGCCGAGGCTCCGAAGGCCGAAGCCCCCGCGGCGGCTCCCGCTGCGGCTCCCGCGGAGGCACCGGCGCCCGCGAAGTAACGAACGACCCGCCGGAACGAAACGGGGGCCGGGGAGCGTCGCTCCCCGGCCCCCGGGTTTTTCCCCGCGATCCGCCTATCGGACGATGTTCAGGTTCGGCTTGATCAGCTCCATGAACTCCATCCGCGTCGACTGCCGGGTCCGGAAGACCCCGAGCATCGCGGAAGTGACCGCCTTGGAGTTCGTCTTCTCCACGCCCCGCATCATCATGCACAGATGGAACGCCTCGATCACCACGGCTACCCCGTGCGGCTGGAGCGTGTCCATCAGCGCGGTGGCGATCTCCTGCGTCAGCCGCTCCTGGACCTGCAGCCGCCGGGAGTAGAGCTCCACCACCCGGGCGATCTTCGACAGCCCGACGATGTGCTGGCGCGGCATGTACGCCACGTGGCACTTCCCGAAGAACGGCAGGAGATGGTGCTCGCACAGCGAGAAGAGGTCGATGTCCTTCACGGTGACCATCTCGTCGTACTGCTCGTGGAAGATGGCGCTCCGGAGGACGTCCCGCGGGTCCTGCGCGTACCCCTGCGTGAGGAAGGCGATCGAATTCTCGAACCGTTCGGGGGTCTTCTTCAGCCCCTCCCGGTCGGGGTCCTCGCCGATCTTTACGAGCAGGTCGCGGATGATATCCTGCATAATGGCATCATCATAATGCAGGAGGAGGTGGTCCCCAAATGAAAAAGGGCACGACGGGCGTCTCGGAGAACGCCGTCGCGAAAGGCCTGAAACAGGCGCTCCGGAACGAGATCGACGGCATGGAGTTCTACCGGATGGCGGCCGCGAGCGCCCGCCACGAGGCCGTGCGGCAGATGTTCCTGTTCCTGATGGAGGAGGAGGGGCGGCACCGCGACGCGATCGCGGAGCAGATGGACCGGGTGGCCAGGGGCAAGCCGTTCCGCCTTTCGCGCGGGACGGCTTCGAGGAAAGGGTTGGCGAGATTCCGGAGTCCGCTGTACACGGAAGACCTCGTGAAGGTCAGCCACCAGGTGGAGGGGGAAGTCGCCGCGCTCTCCATCGGGATGACGCTGGAGAAGCGCGCGATCGCCCAGTTCACCGCCCTCCGGAACAGGTCGGCCGGAGACGCGCGGGCGGAGAAGACGTTCGAGGGCCTCGCCGCGTGGGAGCGGGACCACCTCGAGCTCCTGACCCGGCAGTACGACGTGCTTCGGGAGATGTACTGGGAGGAGGCACGCTTCTGGCCGTTCTGACGCAGCGCGACGGGTGGATGCGCGCCGCCCTGCTGGAGGCGGACAAGGCGGCCGCCGCGGGGGAGGTGCCGGTGGGCGCGGTCGTCGTCTCCCCGGAAGGGAAGATCCTGTCGAGGGCGCACAACCGTCCGGTCGGGTCGAACGATCCGACCGCCCACGCGGAGATCCTCGCCCTCCGCGCCGCCGCGCGCAAAGTCGGGAACTACCGGCTGCCCGGCTGCCGCCTGGTCGTCACGCTCGAGCCGTGCCCCATGTGCGCCGGGGCCGCCGTGTCGGCCCGCGTCGCCGAGATCGTCTACGGGGCGGAAGATCCGAAGACGGGCGCCGTGTCCACCCTGTACCGGATCGCCTCCGACCCGCGGCTCAACCACCGGGCGTCGATCGTCCCGGGCGTCCTCGCGCCGGAGTGCTCCGCCCTGCTCAAGGCGTTCTTCCGCGACCGCCGGCCGAGGCGACAGGAGCCGTAGGAACCCCCGCCTGCCGCGGCGCTTGGCCATCCGCGGGCTTCTACAGGATGGGAGAGAGGACCCGGCACGTGTCCTCGAGGAACTGCAGCGGGCCGGGTCGGCGGGCGAAGGATCCCGCGTCGATCTCCTCGGAAAGGGACAGGTCCTCCCGGAAAACATCCGCGAGGGCCTCGATCTGCGGCGGATCGTACAGGAACACCCCCAGCTCGAAATTGAGGAAGAAGCTTCGGATGTCGACGTTGGGAGATCCGACGACCCCGACGTCGTCGTCGATCACCAGCACCTTGGAGTGCAGGTTCGTCGGCCGGTAGAGGTAGACCCGGATCCCCGCCGCCATCAATTCGTCGAAGTACGACCGGCCCGCCAGGCTGACGATCCTCAGGTCGGAGCGCGCGGGGACGATCAGCCGGACGTCCACCCCGCGGAAGGCGGCGTTCTGCAGGGCCGTCACGATGACCTCGTCGGGGACGAAATACGGGGTTTCGATCCAGAGGCGGCGACGCGCCGCCGTGAAGGCCGTGAACACGCCCTGGTAGATCGGCTGCCCGCGCCGGTCCGGTCCGGAGGCGGCGATCTGCAGGGTGCACGGGAGGCCGCCTCCGCCCGGGAGCGGCGTCGGCGGCGGGAACAGCTCCCCGGGAAGCTCCGTCACCTCGGTTGCGAACGCCCAGTCGTCGAGGAAAACGGCCTGCAGGTCGGAGAGCGCGGGCCCCTCGATCATCACGGCGATGTCCCGCCACTGCCCGTCGGCGATCTTCGGTCCCATGTACCGTTTCCCGATGTTCATCCCCCCGGTGAACGCGCACCTTCCGTCGGCGATCAGGAGCTTCCGGTGGTTCCGCATGTGCGCCGATCCCCGGCGGTGCAACGGGAGGACGGGCAGGAACCCCCCGACTTCCCCGCCCGCGTCGATCAGCGGCCGGACGATGGTCCGCAGCGCGCGCCAGGAACCCACGGCGTCGAGCAGCAGGCGGACCCGCACTCCGTCGCGCGCCCGCGAGGCGAGCGCCTGGATGAACCGCCTCCCGACCGGGTCGACGTCGAGGATGAAGAACTGGGCGTGGATGTGGTCCCGCGCCGTCGCGATCGTCGCGAGGACCGCGTCGTACGCCTCATCCACCCGGGCGAGGATCCGGACCCGGTTCCCCGCGACCGGCGGCGGACTCTCCGCGGCGGCGAGGACCCGGGCGCACGCCTCCCCGGCGGCGGAGGGGAGATCGTCCGGACGGAGGCGGTTCGACAGCGGGGAGGAGAGCGAGCCGACGGCCGCGATCTTCGCGCGGATGTGACGGCGGATCCTTCGGACGCCGATCAGGTAGTAGAGGGGGATCCCGAACAGCGGCAGGAGCACGATCCCGAGCATCCAGGCGAGGGTCGCCGAAGGGTGCCTGCGCTCCAGGATGACGCGGGGGATCAGGAAGAGAGCGAAGATGTAGCCGACGATGTTCAGACCGAGAAGCGCGTATCGCCAGATCTCCTGCATCCCGTCACCGCCCGGCCGGTTCCGATGGATTCGGGAGGCCGTTCCCGGCTATAATACCGGTCTTCCCGCGCGGAGGGGTACCGAAGTGGCCGTAACGGGGTCGACTCGAAATCGACTTGGCGGTGCGAGCCGCCACGTGGGTTCGAATCCCACCCCCTCCGCCATTTTTTCCTCCGGAAAAAATGGCGGCTCGGTGGGATTCGAACGCGAGCCCGCGCCGAGCGAATAGCGAGGACAAGCCCGACGCTCCGGAGGGCGGCAGCGGGCGAGCTGGCCGGGAGGGCGATGGCCTGGCTGGCCGAGCCCCATCGGTCGAATCCCACCCCCTCCGCTCACGTTTGTTTTCTCTTACTGTGGGGTTATGTGGGAGTTGACCGTGAGGCTTGATACGGGTTGGTTCTGGCCTGGATAGCCCGAGCCTCAGGCGGTCGAATCCCACCCCCTCCGCTAAAGATTGTCCACTCCGAATTGTGAGGTTTGTCGAAGTTGACTGTGGGTTTGCTTTGGTTTGGCCCTGACCTGCCCCATCGGTCGAATCCCACCCCCTCCGCTCACGCTTCTTCAATACCCGATGGAGAGGTTTTCCGCCGTCCGGGCCAGGCGCCGGTCGAGGGTCCACAACCGCGCCCGGGCGATGCGGGCGGACGCCAGCAGGTGGATGTCGATCCAGCCGACTCCCTTTCCGTGCAGCTTCACGCCCTCCAGGAATCCGAGCGCCTCGTCGTGTCCGGCCATCGGGGCCCAGGATCTCCCGCCGGTTCCGCAGCTGTCCGCAGGCGAGTTCCCCCAGGACGAACCGATGGCCCATGACCCGTTCTTCGGCGAGCAGGTACCGGAGATGGTCGTTCCCGCGCCGGAAATGGTCCACCCAGACGGAGGTGTCGACCAGGGTCACGTGGACCGATCCATCCGCCTCCGGGGCGGACGGCGGAGGTCCTTTTCGGAACCGCCCAGATCCGCCAGCCGGCGGGCCCCTTCCCGGGCGATGAGCGCCGAAAGCCCCATCCGGACCAACGCGGTCTTTTCCGTGACGCCCGTGAGGCGGGCCGCCTCGTCGATCAGCCGGTCCTCGATGTTCAGTGTTGTTCTCATATGTATCAATATGCACGGTTGATGCATACGGGTCAAGCGGGTCCCCGCTCCGATCCCTCCTTCCCCGGATTCCCGCGTGTGCCGAACTCCGCCTTGAATTGGGCCTCGGCCTCCAGTATGATGGTACCCTTTCGTGCCGTGATCACCACGGCACGGCCGGGACATCGCCGATGGCCAGAATGGCCGAGTGCCGCGAGGCGCATGGATGCGCCGAAGCGGCCGGGGGTGCGCCGGCGGCCAGGCCCGCCGCAACGGAAGGCGGCAAACCCCGTCAGGTCCGGAAGGAAGCAGCGGTAGCCGCACATCTCCGTGTGCCGGCGGCTCCCCTGGTCGCCGGCGGACCCCCGGCCGCGAAAACGCGGAACCGGCTGCGCCGCCTCGGAGCGGGGGCTCCGTTCGTGGCTCGCCGTGCGGTGAACCCGCACGGCTGCGCTCCGGCCTCACTTTGCCCCCCGTTCTTCGATCGGCGGG
The DNA window shown above is from Deltaproteobacteria bacterium and carries:
- a CDS encoding cytochrome c3 family protein is translated as MGSDRLPAIVLLAAVLFLSSCGRGEKAFRHDGHLTITKGACAPCHGGDPSRPRPAATADCAACHRQAEDPAKAGRYGLPGGTSRRPPMRYEGVVFQHAPHAEAGTPCTACHGTGEKPGFPTTSACSGCHEREGGPKISPPATR
- a CDS encoding ferritin family protein, with the protein product MKKGTTGVSENAVAKGLKQALRNEIDGMEFYRMAAASARHEAVRQMFLFLMEEEGRHRDAIAEQMDRVARGKPFRLSRGTASRKGLARFRSPLYTEDLVKVSHQVEGEVAALSIGMTLEKRAIAQFTALRNRSAGDARAEKTFEGLAAWERDHLELLTRQYDVLREMYWEEARFWPF
- a CDS encoding nucleoside deaminase, with the protein product MRAALLEADKAAAAGEVPVGAVVVSPEGKILSRAHNRPVGSNDPTAHAEILALRAAARKVGNYRLPGCRLVVTLEPCPMCAGAAVSARVAEIVYGAEDPKTGAVSTLYRIASDPRLNHRASIVPGVLAPECSALLKAFFRDRRPRRQEP
- the folE gene encoding GTP cyclohydrolase I FolE; amino-acid sequence: MQDIIRDLLVKIGEDPDREGLKKTPERFENSIAFLTQGYAQDPRDVLRSAIFHEQYDEMVTVKDIDLFSLCEHHLLPFFGKCHVAYMPRQHIVGLSKIARVVELYSRRLQVQERLTQEIATALMDTLQPHGVAVVIEAFHLCMMMRGVEKTNSKAVTSAMLGVFRTRQSTRMEFMELIKPNLNIVR
- the cls gene encoding cardiolipin synthase, which translates into the protein MQEIWRYALLGLNIVGYIFALFLIPRVILERRHPSATLAWMLGIVLLPLFGIPLYYLIGVRRIRRHIRAKIAAVGSLSSPLSNRLRPDDLPSAAGEACARVLAAAESPPPVAGNRVRILARVDEAYDAVLATIATARDHIHAQFFILDVDPVGRRFIQALASRARDGVRVRLLLDAVGSWRALRTIVRPLIDAGGEVGGFLPVLPLHRRGSAHMRNHRKLLIADGRCAFTGGMNIGKRYMGPKIADGQWRDIAVMIEGPALSDLQAVFLDDWAFATEVTELPGELFPPPTPLPGGGGLPCTLQIAASGPDRRGQPIYQGVFTAFTAARRRLWIETPYFVPDEVIVTALQNAAFRGVDVRLIVPARSDLRIVSLAGRSYFDELMAAGIRVYLYRPTNLHSKVLVIDDDVGVVGSPNVDIRSFFLNFELGVFLYDPPQIEALADVFREDLSLSEEIDAGSFARRPGPLQFLEDTCRVLSPIL
- a CDS encoding type II toxin-antitoxin system VapB family antitoxin; amino-acid sequence: MRTTLNIEDRLIDEAARLTGVTEKTALVRMGLSALIAREGARRLADLGGSEKDLRRPPRRRMDRST